The segment TCTGTGGGGATTGATGAGTTCATTTTTATAAGGAGCCGTTGACATTTTCCGCGAGGACATTGTCGTAAGAATCTTAAGACCGTGCCGGTTGATGCGGTAATTCCTGATTCTTTCAGCCGCTGATTGTAAACAATGCTGACGTACTGTGTGCCGTGGCCTGTATGGTGAATCAGCCTAGTAGTTTCCTTCGGTAAAGCAATAGCTTGGTTAAGAGCCTGCAGCGGCAATGCCTCAAGTACGTAGTGAATCTGATAATGCCCAGCCGATGATCGTGCGGGAAAACACATCGGTGACAAAAGCGGTGTACACAAACCCTTTCGTGGTTCGTACATAGGTAATGTCAGCAACCCACAAATGGTTGGGGCAACTGGCTGTAAATTCACGGTTAACCACATCTGGTCGGGTATCTGCCTGTGTGCCTTTACGGGTGGTGATCGGGGCTTTACCTGGGACACTTCGCAATAGAACCCTACCAATAACGACACAACATACTAACGTTTTACCATTTCAACCACTAAACATTAAGACGTTTTACACTCTCAACGTTAAAATGCCTTACTGCATTTATGCTGGTAAGAGTCATGAACATAGGTAGCGGAGAGTGTAGGTATGGGCATAATTAAAACAACGGACGCATGCATCGAGCGCAGTAATGCGTCATGACTGCATGCATCCGGAAATGCAGTCATATAGCAGAAATTTGCTAGCATACTATATAATTTCGTATGATAGGCTACGCGATAGCATCATTTCATATACAGGAGGCTAACCGCATGATTGTTGTAATTGGCAACCAAAAAGGCGGAGTTGGCAAATCCACTCTCACCGTCAATCTGGCAACGGCATGGCAATCACAGGGAAAACATGTCGTTATCGTTGAAGCGGATCCAAGTGTTTTTACGGTATCAAGATGGTCAGATGACCGGGAAGAGGCAGGGCTTACGCCAATCCTGACAATAAAAAAGACAGGGCGACTTGCTGAAGCTCTCCGGAATCTCAACGATCAATACGACATGGTCATTGTCGACCTGCCAGGCAAAGATTCCCCTGAAATGCGAAGCGCTCTTATCGTCGCGGACGTATTCCTCCTGCCAACACAACCATCGCAGGCAGACATTGATGCCACTATTGATCTGAAAACATCTGTGCTAGCCGATTATATTGACATTAACCCGGCAATGAAAGTACTCGTTGTTCTCAATAGAGCCGCAACGCATGCATGGAACACCGAGAGCACAGAAGCCAGAGACGTCCTACAGGATGACTTTGATGCCATCTTGCACACCGTTATCCATGAACGTAAAGCCTACCGCTCTACCCTTAGCACCGGTTCAGGTGTAATAGAAGGCGACGACAAAAAAGCCGCAACAGAAATAACTGACCTTGCACATGAAATCATTTCATCAACATAAGGAAATACAACCATGGCAATCAAAGCACGCAAAAAAGCCCCCACAAACGACATCGAAGCAGACTTGATGGCAAAAGCAGAAGCTACCCCTATAAGCCGTACCGTCGAAGAACGCATCGCAACACGCGCGGAAGGACGCTACTTCACACTACTAACATACCGAGGAACAGAGGAACAAAAAGACCTCATCGATTTCGCCGCCGCGACAGAACGAATGAGCATACAAAAACTTCTCGAAGGAATCATCATGCCCTACCTGGAAGAAAAATACGGCGAAAACTTCGACAACCAATAACCTCCACACCTAAAAGGAACACATCATGGACACCTTCGACTACACACTCTTCGACGTCACCAAAGAAGCCGGCAGTCATCTCGGCGCCATCTACACACACCTATCTGTCACCGCACCCACCAAACCAGAAAGCAGCTGGTGGCGGATGAAGGCATGGGCAATGAAAAGTTTTCCCACTTCCATGCATTTCACCCACCGTGATGAAATGAAACGCGCCATCGCGCTCATCAACACAGAAATCGAGTTCCTCAACACCACATACGGCGAACAATTGGACCTTCTCCGACAAAAAGAAAATGCCGACAAACTTCAGAAAATCCAGGACACCAAAGATCTGCCATTCGAATATGAAGGAATCAGATTAGACCCAGAACTTAAAAACAAGGTTTACGAAACCGCCCGCAACCTTAGAACCCTCTACACACACCTCGCCGTCAGCTCTCCTACAACAGTTGAAGAACACTGGTGGATGCTGAAACTCTCCGAAATGGCACACTTCCCCATCAACATTGGACTTCGATCCGAAGAAATCATGACTGCCCTCATCACAATGATGCAAACTGAAGACAACTTCCTAACCACTACATACCACGATCAACTTGCAGCACTAGACAACAGTATTGTGGCCAGCCTCGCCACCCAACGGCGCAATACATAAACCACAGCACCCTTTTGCAAACATTGTAAAAAGGGTGCTTCATTCTACTTTGCAAGTTAGGCTAAAACCATGTTGACCGCTAAAGACTTCCTGGTCTCTCAAAAAGACAAAGAGGACATTCTCCAGGATTATTTCGAGGAGAAACTAGACTTGGTTTCCCCAAACGAAAACCCTCAAGTCTTTTTCATTGGTGGCCAACCTGCAGCAGGGAAAAGCCAACTTATCGAACGGATCCAAGAAGACTTCGATGGTGCTTTCGTTATCGACTCAGACGAACTTCGTCAACGCCACCCACAAATCAACGAAATTATTAACCACGACCCCCTCCGCATGGACGTGCTCAGCAACGAACCTGTTGGATACTGGTTTAAAACATGCATCGACGAAGCCAAAAAGCGCCGCTGCAACATCATCATTGAAAATAGTTTCACCCAATCACAAGTCCTCATCGATGAAGCCCACCGCTTCCTCAACGACAACTATCACGTCTCCTTTTTCGCCATCGCAACCCCTGAAGAAATCTCCCGACTCGGCATTATCGGCAGATACAAAAACGCCGTCGAACAAAACCGACTCCCACGCTGGACCACCAGCGCCTCCCACGACAATGCCTACAACAAAATGTCAGGAGTCATCACCGAGATCCTAAACTCACCTATCACCGATACGGTGCATATCACATCCCGTGACCAAACCCTCACCCACCGCATTACCAACCCTAACGAAGTCGAAACCACCGTCACCCACATCCGTCACCAAACCCTCACCAACCACCCCCTCGACACCTGGGCACAAACCTACGCCGAATGCATCACCTTCATGCACGACCACAACCTCATCACCAACTACACCCAACCACTCCTCACCCAACTCCACCACGACGCAGAAAAACTCCTCCCCACAACCCAACTCCCCCACGAACACACCCAACTCGCAAACACCCTCCACACAATCAACAACCCCTACCCCCTCAACACATCACTACTAGAAAACCCCCACCACATAACCCAGCCAGCCACACAAAACGAAAACACAATCACACACGAAAACCACAACAACCCCACCCAAGAACTCACTACCCCCACAACCGACATGGAACTCTAGCATTCACTAGAAAACAATATGAAATGATATGCTTGCATAGCGCGCAATATGTCGCGCAAGCAAAATGGCCCATAGGAACAAACCACCCTACAGAGCATTTTTTGATTTTCGGGCAACCTATAAAATTAGGTGCTACCAAATCATGGCTAGCTTTGGGAACTACAGTGAACTGTGGAACCAGAAGCATAAGAAGACAAGGCTGGATGAACTGCAAGCGAAGCTTTTATATATTCCGTAATGCCTTCAACGGTGGAATGTGGGGCAAACGTATTAGGATCAATGGTTTTGCTAACACGGTCGTAAGCGACCCCCATAGTGTCCGCCCATACTCCCTTATAGCACTCTTCGTTCCATGCTTGCCCTTGCGCTGATGCTGGCGGGGCCATCACCCCAGCTAGCGCCAATGCAATAATAGCTACCGTGGTTGCTTTCTTGGTGAAATTTTCCATATTTCCCCTTAATCTTCCGGACAATAACCAAATCCTATGGTAGCAAAACGCGAAATCCCTACACGGTAGATAGGGATTTTCCCGCAACATCATCCCAACAGTCTCAAAAAGGGGCGGAGACTTATTTTTAGTTGCTGGGGTTGTGTTGTGGGAAATATGGCGGTAGCATTGTGTTCACGGA is part of the Corynebacterium mustelae genome and harbors:
- a CDS encoding AAA family ATPase, which translates into the protein MIVVIGNQKGGVGKSTLTVNLATAWQSQGKHVVIVEADPSVFTVSRWSDDREEAGLTPILTIKKTGRLAEALRNLNDQYDMVIVDLPGKDSPEMRSALIVADVFLLPTQPSQADIDATIDLKTSVLADYIDINPAMKVLVVLNRAATHAWNTESTEARDVLQDDFDAILHTVIHERKAYRSTLSTGSGVIEGDDKKAATEITDLAHEIISST
- a CDS encoding DDE-type integrase/transposase/recombinase, which gives rise to MRSVPGKAPITTRKGTQADTRPDVVNREFTASCPNHLWVADITYVRTTKGFVYTAFVTDVFSRTIIGWALSDSLRT
- a CDS encoding zeta toxin family protein, yielding MLTAKDFLVSQKDKEDILQDYFEEKLDLVSPNENPQVFFIGGQPAAGKSQLIERIQEDFDGAFVIDSDELRQRHPQINEIINHDPLRMDVLSNEPVGYWFKTCIDEAKKRRCNIIIENSFTQSQVLIDEAHRFLNDNYHVSFFAIATPEEISRLGIIGRYKNAVEQNRLPRWTTSASHDNAYNKMSGVITEILNSPITDTVHITSRDQTLTHRITNPNEVETTVTHIRHQTLTNHPLDTWAQTYAECITFMHDHNLITNYTQPLLTQLHHDAEKLLPTTQLPHEHTQLANTLHTINNPYPLNTSLLENPHHITQPATQNENTITHENHNNPTQELTTPTTDMEL